One stretch of Zingiber officinale cultivar Zhangliang chromosome 6B, Zo_v1.1, whole genome shotgun sequence DNA includes these proteins:
- the LOC121993016 gene encoding auxin efflux carrier component 6-like, whose protein sequence is MIAWKDFYAVMCAMIPLYFAMFLAYGSVKWWKIFTPEQCSGVNRFVATFAVPVLSFHFIAQNNPFQMDFRFLLADTLSKLFVLFLLFLWASFSAAACSSSRRRLDWVITLFSVGTLPNTLVMGIPLLRAMYGDFTQSLMVQLVVLQCIIWYTLLLFLFEYRAATLMIQDQFPGAGAAAITKFEIDGDIISLDGRDPLQAESEIDAEGRIRVRIRRSTSSAPGSAISSSLGITPRRLSNISGAEIYSVNTPVRPAPPAEQQLTVRDITFGYRSASPYPSGYASSDAYSLQPTPRASNFNETEVVGTPAWARSPACRPTWNQSPAPSLVWPDGGQGDKDVGEEKDLSFRSTAKFVERKEDEQMAIEYDQDQEMPATRVMVRLILTMVGRKLSRNPNTYSSVLGLLWSLISFKWNLDMPILVKESIKIISDAGLGMAMFSLGLFMALQPRIIACGPKMAAISMSIRFLSGPMVMSAASMAVKLRGVKLHTAIVQAALPQGIVPFVFAREYGLHPDILSTGVIFGMLVSLPVTLLYYVLLGL, encoded by the exons ATGATTGCTTGGAAGGATTTCTACGCCGTCATGTGCGCCATGATCCCGCTCTACTTCGCCATGTTCCTCGCCTACGGTTCCGTCAAGTGGTGGAAGATCTTCACGCCGGAGCAATGCTCCGGCGTGAACCGCTTCGTCGCCACCTTCGCGGTTCCTGTCCTCTCCTTCCACTTCATCGCCCAAAACAACCCTTTTCAGATGGACTTCCGTTTTCTCCTCGCCGACACCCTCTCCAAGCTCTtcgtcctcttcctcctctttctctggGCCTCCTTCTCCGCCGCCGCTTGCAGCTCCAGTCGCCGCCGCCTTGACTGGGTCATCACCTTGTTCTCCGTTGGCACGCTGCCTAATACTCTCGTCATGGGCATTCCTCTCCTCCGCGCCATGTACGGGGATTTTACGCAGAGCCTCATGGTGCAGCTAGTCGTGCTCCAGTGCATAATTTGGTACACGCTCTTGCTATTCCTCTTCGAATACCGCGCGGCGACGCTGATGATCCAAGACCAGTTCCCAGGCGCGGGGGCGGCGGCGATAACCAAGTTTGAGATCGACGGCGACATTATCTCCCTGGACGGGCGCGATCCGCTCCAGGCCGAGTCGGAGATCGACGCGGAGGGGCGCATTCGCGTCCGTATTCGGCGCTCCACCTCATCGGCTCCGGGTTCTGCCATCTCCTCCTCCCTCGGCATCACGCCCCGCCGCCTGTCCAACATCTCCGGAGCGGAGATTTACTCGGTCAACACGCCGGTGCGACCGGCTCCGCCGGCAGAGCAGCAACTCACAGTGCGGGACATCACATTCGGCTACCGCTCTGCCAGCCCTTACCCCTCGGGCTACGCCTCCTCAGACGCGTACTCCCTCCAGCCCACGCCGCGGGCCTCCAACTTTAACGAAACCGAAGTCGTCGGCACGCCGGCGTGGGCACGCTCGCCGGCGTGCAGGCCAACCTGGAACCAGTCCCCAGCGCCTTCGTTGGTGTGGCCCGATGGCGGACAAGGAGACAAGGATGTTGGAG AGGAAAAGGATTTGAGCTTCAGGAGCACTGCGAAGTTTGTGGAGCGCAAAGAAGACGAGCAAATGGCCATCGAATACGACCAAGATCAAGAGATGCCCGCCACTCGGGTCATGGTGAGGCTCATTCTTACCATGGTCGGCCGCAAACTCTCCCGCAATCCCAACACTTACTCCAGCGTTTTGGGCCTCCTCTGGTCGCTCATCTCATTCAA ATGGAATTTAGACATGCCAATTCTGGTGAAGGAATCCATCAAGATAATCTCAGACGCAGGGCTGGGGATGGCCATGTTTAGTCTAG GGCTGTTCATGGCGCTGCAGCCAAGGATCATCGCCTGTGGACCAAAGATGGCAGCCATTAGCATGTCCATCCGCTTTCTTAGTGGGCCCATGGTGATGTCAGCGGCCTCCATGGCAGTGAAGCTGAGAGGAGTAAAACTTCATACGGCCATCGTCCAG GCAGCTCTTCCTCAAGGAATCGTGCCGTTTGTGTTCGCGAGGGAGTATGGTCTTCACCCTGACATCCTGAGCACCGG AGTGATCTTCGGCATGCTCGTGTCTTTGCCCGTCACCCTCCTCTACTACGTCCTCTTGGGCCTGTAA
- the LOC121993015 gene encoding pentatricopeptide repeat-containing protein At1g43980, mitochondrial-like isoform X2 — translation MIIAPPSPVIAARSSLSLLSSLIHRSVALGCFPAAQAVHASLIKTCLHRHTILGNRLLDLYSGLGASQSAVAVFHDIPHKNIFTWNILLKALLRDGQVHSAHRLFDEMPERDVELGVKASSFTLSIAASCATSSLQAKLVHSLVVRFGLGCSNVVLCNSLIDMYGRLDLVGYASHVFHAMDEVDLISWNSIISAYSKSGCSTEALEHFHAMWISGFSADEFTASCILNVCADLMDLAKGEQLLAHCFKAGFLSNSIVSSAVIYMYSMCGRLDKAVQVFQEMPRWDSALCNSILASYFYTGLEDEALTLFVVALRKDVKPTEFTFATVLNSRLCCSSIELGTQIHCWVCKTGFESDMITANSLLDMYAKLGLFEDALNIFYAMASKDLVAWNTVIMGLGKNGQGLQALRIFREMQKSDMEPDKITLVGILLACSYTGMVDEGKRVFSSMEKKYGVTRDLEHYACLVEMMGHAGRLKEAMDIIETSPHNPNLSLWSLLLEACWIHNDLAFSEIIAEKLLQLRACSSLPYLVLTQIYTISGKWESVARVQKMMRERGLKKVKGHSWICIRNYIHVFEPNQIFHRKGEAIYSILGLLDWVMEVEEHVHEKFILVEHN, via the exons ATGATCATTGCTCCTCCCTCTCCTGTAATCGCTGCAAGATCCAGCCTTTCGCTCTTATCCAGTCTCATCCACCGCAGTGTCGCCCTAGGCTGCTTCCCCGCTGCCCAGGCCGTCCATGCCAGCCTCATTAAGACCTGCCTCCACCGCCACACCATCCTTGGGAACCGCCTTCTCGACCTCTACTCTGGCCTCGGGGCCTCCCAATCGGCTGTCGCAGTATTCCACGACATTCCCCATAAGAACATCTTCACCTGGAATATTCTCCTCAAGGCGCTTCTTAGAGATGGCCAAGTTCACTCTGCACACCGACTGTTCGACGAAATGCCCGAACGAGATGTG GAGCTCGGTGTTAAAGCTAGTTCTTTCACGTTGTCTATCGCTGCTTCCTGTGCCACTTCTTCTCTTCAAGCCAAGCTAGTGCACAGCTTGGTTGTCCGCTTTGGATTGGGTTGCTCAAATGTCGTGCTTTGCAACTCACTAATTGATATGTATGGAAGATTAGACCTTGTGGGCTATGCTAGCCATGTTTTTCATGCCATGGATGAGGTAGATCTCATCTCTTGGAACTCGATTATCTCAGCATATAGTAAGTCAGGTTGTAGCACTGAAGCATTGGAGCACTTTCATGCAATGTGGATCTCTGGGTTTTCCGCTGATGAATTCACTGCATCATGCATACTTAACGTCTGTGCCGACCTTATGGATTTAGCTAAGGGTGAGCAACTCTTGGCCCATTGCTTCAAGGCGGGATTCCTTTCCAATTCTATAGTTTCTAGCGCTGTTATTTACATGTATTCCATGTGTGGCAGATTGGATAAAGCTGTTCAGGTCTTCCAAGAAATGCCAAGATGGGATTCAGCCCTCTGCAACTCAATTCTGGCTAGTTATTTTTATACCGGGCTAGAGGATGAAGCTTTGACGCTTTTTGTGGTAGCATTGAGGAAGGACGTCAAGCCGACAGAGTTCACCTTTGCTACCGTTCTCAACTCAAGGCTCTGTTGCTCCTCAATTGAGCTTGGCACACAAATTCACTGCTGGGTTTGTAAAACCGGCTTCGAGTCTGATATGATTACCGCAAATTCTCTGCTCGATATGTATGCGAAATTGGGATTGTTCGAGGATGCTCTAAATATTTTCTATGCAATGGCATCCAAAGACTTGGTTGCTTGGAATACAGTGATCATGGGATTAGGTAAAAATGGGCAAGGTCTACAAGCTCTAAGAATTTTCAGAGAAATGCAAAAGAGTGACATGGAGCCTGATAAAATAACTCTGGTTGGTATTCTATTAGCGTGTAGCTATACGGGCATGGTCGATGAAGGAAAGAGAGTATTTTCATCCATGGAGAAGAAATACGGTGTGACGAGGGATCTAGAGCATTATGCTTGTCTAGTGGAAATGATGGGGCACGCTGGAAGGCTGAAAGAAGCAATGGATATTATCGAGACTTCACCTCACAACCCTAACCTGTCATTGTGGAGTTTACTTCTCGAAGCTTGTTGGATTCATAACGACTTGGCATTCTCTGAGATAATTGCCGAGAAGCTGCTGCAATTGAGGGCTTGCTCCTCTCTCCCTTACTTGGTGCTGACTCAGATCTATACGATAAGTGGCAAATGGGAGAGCGTGGCTCGAGTGCAGAAGATGATGCGAGAGAGGGGTCTGAAGAAGGTTAAGGGGCATAGCTGGATTTGCATCAGAAATTATATCCATGTATTTGAGCCTAACCAAATATTCCACCGCAAAGGGGAAGCTATCTATTCAATATTAGGCCTTCTGGACTGGGTGATGGAGGTTGAAGAGCATGTTCATGAGAAATTTATATTAGTCGAGCATAACTGA
- the LOC121993014 gene encoding protein ALTERED PHOSPHATE STARVATION RESPONSE 1-like: MGCGSSKAEEPPLVVLCRERRELIRAAVEHRFALAAAHAAYFRALGRVGDALHRFVQEELVAAPASPVLTLPPSEGKGKAKAEIERSDREIAGGGAVGASASTFASLSHPHSHSDDSHLHLPSDTELDEIAGKSSELDVGGEDSSRSSSQYPYYGAPIPNYYYMKKTSTFSATTVYQNPYPQWSDTAYVGYGYEYGYSYPSYGAPTESLQPLPDQDQNFYGQSQTVREDKPADPPPPPPPPPEGSAWDFFNPFNSYEQMIPGYFQGGGSSASSPNSSEVREKEGIPDLEEETEQESIKAGDLTKRKLKKKDTDSRVSSERSSSRSSNVSSMEQEANLNNDTVSSKAKEENQGIAQAIKVEDDEKEVFTKNRNVSFADETSPITEDSRSDALFIHGSRDLMDVVKDIKEQFESAARCSKEVSEMLEVGKLKYRSRNRILRVILSRMLDPVILPIQTRSQSSSTNSKNLTAARSRTTKNPDLEGDFDPGKLSSTLDKIYVWEKKLHKIVQEEERLRIIYEREWNQLKALDENGAESSQINSTRDLIRNLLTKLSIVIRSASHISKRIHKLRDEELRPQLIELIQGLVKMWRYVLDCHHKQFQAIIESKSHDLVARTGSSVTKATLELEAELLNWCSCFTNWISAQGTYLESLNGWLLKWIHQEREETPDGVAPFSPSRIDAPDAVIITNDWHHIVGISVDEVIVSMRTFAVNVHKLWETQNEEQHQKLRAENLSKDFARRVKSLQKENGLSNQENELDKTVLPISNEALGHDNTMSLDAIKRRLDEETARHEETIKQVQQATASNLRMGLGPIFQALENFSLETLKRYQRVRISDD; the protein is encoded by the exons ATGGGGTGCGGGAGCTCCAAGGCGGAGGAACCGCCACTGGTCGTGCTGTGCCGGGAGCGGCGAGAGCTCATACGGGCGGCGGTCGAGCACAGGTTCGCGCTTGCGGCGGCGCACGCTGCTTACTTCCGCGCGCTCGGCCGCGTCGGGGACGCGCTGCACCGGTTCGTGCAAGAGGAGCTCGTGGCGGCGCCGGCGTCCCCCGTTCTGACACTGCCGCCCTCTGAAGGTAAGGGTAAGGCTAAGGCTGAGATCGAGAGGTCGGACAGGGAGATTGCCGGTGGCGGTGCGGTGGGTGCTTCGGCTTCTACTTTCGCTTCGCTTTCGCACCCGCACTCGCATTCTGACGATTCTCATTTGCACCTGCCTTCCGACACCGAACTTGATGAAATTGCCGGAAAAAGTAGCGAACTCGATGTAGGCGGCGAAGATTCATCGCGTTCTTCTTCTCAATATCCGTATTACGGTGCTCCCATCCCTAATTACTACTATATGAAGAAGACCTCCACGTTCTCGGCTACCACGGTCTATCAGAATCCCTATCCGCAATGGTCCGATACTGCTTATGTAGGATATGGTTACGAGTATGGATACAGCTATCCAAGTTATGGTGCTCCAACAGAGTCATTGCAGCCCCTGCCTGATCAAGATCAGAACTTTTATGGTCAGAGCCAAACTGTGAGGGAAGATAAACCTGCAGATccacctccgccgccgccgccgcctcctgaAGGATCAGCTTGGGACTTCTTTAACCCTTTCAATTCGTATGAGCAGATGATACCTGGGTACTTTCAGGGTGGGGGATCGTCGGCCAGCAGTCCTAACTCAAGCGAGGTAAGGGAGAAGGAAGGCATTCCAGATTTGGAAGAGGAAACAGAGCAGGAGTCCATTAAGGCAGGGGACTTGACTAAGAGGAAGTTGAAGAAAAAGGATACAGATTCCAGAGTCTCGAGCGAGAGAAGTTCCAGCAGGAGCTCGAATGTGTCTTCAATGGAACAAGAAGCCAATCTGAACAATGATACGGTTTCTTCAAAGGCAAAAGAAGAGAATCAGGGTATTGCTCAGGCTATTAAAGTCGAAGACGATGAGAAGGAAGTTTTTACAAAGAACAGAAACGTGAGTTTTGCTGATGAAACATCACCTATCACTGAAGACAGCAGGTCTGATGCCCTATTCATACATGGTTCGAGGGATTTAATGGACGTTGTGAAGGATATCAAAGAACAATTTGAATCAGCAGCCCGCTGCAGTAAGGAGGTCTCTGAGATGCTTGAGGTAGGCAAGCTGAAGTATAGATCAAGGAACAGGATTTTGAGAG TGATCCTGTCTAGGATGTTGGATCCTGTCATTTTGCCTATTCAGACACGGTCACAGTCTTCGTCGACCAATTCAAAAAATTTAACTGCTGCAAGATCACGGACAACAAAAAACCCTGATCTGGAGGGTGACTTTGATCCTGGCAAACTTTCATCAACACTGGACAAAATATATGTATGGGAGAAAAAACTTCATAAGATCGTTCAG GAAGAAGAAAGACTGCGAATCATCTATGAAAGGGAGTGGAACCAACTCAAAGCTCTGGACGAAAATGGTGCAGAGTCCTCACAGATCAATTCCACCCGGGATTTAATAAGAAACCTACTTACGAAGTTAAGCATCGTAATTAGATCTGCCAGTCACATTTCAAAGAGGATACACAAGTTAAGAGATGAAGAATTGCGGCCCCAACTGATTGAGCTAATCCAAGG ATTGGTCAAAATGTGGAGGTATGTGCTTGATTGCCATCACAAGCAGTTTCAAGCCATCATCGAAAGCAAAAGTCATGATCTCGTTGCCAGGACAGGTAGCTCTGTGACTAAAGCCACCCTAGAATTGGAAGCTGAACTCCTGAATTGGTGTTCCTGTTTCACTAATTGGATTAGTGCTCAAGGGACCTATCTTGAATCCTTGAATGGTTGGTTGCTGAAATGGATTCACCAGGAAAGGGAAGAGACACCCGATGGGGTTGCACCATTCTCCCCGAGCAGGATCGATGCCCCTGATGCTGTTATAATCACAAATGATTGGCATCACATAGTAGGTATATCTGTGGACGAAGTGATTGTTTCAATGCGAACTTTTGCAGTAAATGTACACAAGCTATGGGAGACACAGAATGAGGAGCAACACCAGAAGTTGAGGGCCGAAAATTTGTCCAAAGATTTTGCAAGAAGAGTTAAGTCACTTCAAAAAGAAAATGGACTAAGCAATCAGGAAAATGAGCTAGATAAAACAGTGTTACCTATTTCGAATGAGGCTTTAGGTCACGATAACACAATGTCCTTGGATGCTATAAAGAGAAGATTGGATGAAGAGACAGCCAGACATGAAGAAACCATAAAACAAGTGCAACAAGCAACAGCAAGTAACTTAAGGATGGGGTTAGGTCCAATATTTCAAGCGCTGGAGAATTTTTCCTTGGAGACACTGAAGAGGTATCAAAGAGTTAGAATCTCAGATGATTAG
- the LOC121993015 gene encoding pentatricopeptide repeat-containing protein At1g43980, mitochondrial-like isoform X1 produces the protein MIIAPPSPVIAARSSLSLLSSLIHRSVALGCFPAAQAVHASLIKTCLHRHTILGNRLLDLYSGLGASQSAVAVFHDIPHKNIFTWNILLKALLRDGQVHSAHRLFDEMPERDVVSWNSLISGYASAGFIDKAFAILSRMQELGVKASSFTLSIAASCATSSLQAKLVHSLVVRFGLGCSNVVLCNSLIDMYGRLDLVGYASHVFHAMDEVDLISWNSIISAYSKSGCSTEALEHFHAMWISGFSADEFTASCILNVCADLMDLAKGEQLLAHCFKAGFLSNSIVSSAVIYMYSMCGRLDKAVQVFQEMPRWDSALCNSILASYFYTGLEDEALTLFVVALRKDVKPTEFTFATVLNSRLCCSSIELGTQIHCWVCKTGFESDMITANSLLDMYAKLGLFEDALNIFYAMASKDLVAWNTVIMGLGKNGQGLQALRIFREMQKSDMEPDKITLVGILLACSYTGMVDEGKRVFSSMEKKYGVTRDLEHYACLVEMMGHAGRLKEAMDIIETSPHNPNLSLWSLLLEACWIHNDLAFSEIIAEKLLQLRACSSLPYLVLTQIYTISGKWESVARVQKMMRERGLKKVKGHSWICIRNYIHVFEPNQIFHRKGEAIYSILGLLDWVMEVEEHVHEKFILVEHN, from the coding sequence ATGATCATTGCTCCTCCCTCTCCTGTAATCGCTGCAAGATCCAGCCTTTCGCTCTTATCCAGTCTCATCCACCGCAGTGTCGCCCTAGGCTGCTTCCCCGCTGCCCAGGCCGTCCATGCCAGCCTCATTAAGACCTGCCTCCACCGCCACACCATCCTTGGGAACCGCCTTCTCGACCTCTACTCTGGCCTCGGGGCCTCCCAATCGGCTGTCGCAGTATTCCACGACATTCCCCATAAGAACATCTTCACCTGGAATATTCTCCTCAAGGCGCTTCTTAGAGATGGCCAAGTTCACTCTGCACACCGACTGTTCGACGAAATGCCCGAACGAGATGTGGTGAGTTGGAACTCGCTGATTTCAGGCTATGCCTCTGCTGGCTTCATCGATAAGGCGTTTGCAATTCTTTCCCGGATGCAGGAGCTCGGTGTTAAAGCTAGTTCTTTCACGTTGTCTATCGCTGCTTCCTGTGCCACTTCTTCTCTTCAAGCCAAGCTAGTGCACAGCTTGGTTGTCCGCTTTGGATTGGGTTGCTCAAATGTCGTGCTTTGCAACTCACTAATTGATATGTATGGAAGATTAGACCTTGTGGGCTATGCTAGCCATGTTTTTCATGCCATGGATGAGGTAGATCTCATCTCTTGGAACTCGATTATCTCAGCATATAGTAAGTCAGGTTGTAGCACTGAAGCATTGGAGCACTTTCATGCAATGTGGATCTCTGGGTTTTCCGCTGATGAATTCACTGCATCATGCATACTTAACGTCTGTGCCGACCTTATGGATTTAGCTAAGGGTGAGCAACTCTTGGCCCATTGCTTCAAGGCGGGATTCCTTTCCAATTCTATAGTTTCTAGCGCTGTTATTTACATGTATTCCATGTGTGGCAGATTGGATAAAGCTGTTCAGGTCTTCCAAGAAATGCCAAGATGGGATTCAGCCCTCTGCAACTCAATTCTGGCTAGTTATTTTTATACCGGGCTAGAGGATGAAGCTTTGACGCTTTTTGTGGTAGCATTGAGGAAGGACGTCAAGCCGACAGAGTTCACCTTTGCTACCGTTCTCAACTCAAGGCTCTGTTGCTCCTCAATTGAGCTTGGCACACAAATTCACTGCTGGGTTTGTAAAACCGGCTTCGAGTCTGATATGATTACCGCAAATTCTCTGCTCGATATGTATGCGAAATTGGGATTGTTCGAGGATGCTCTAAATATTTTCTATGCAATGGCATCCAAAGACTTGGTTGCTTGGAATACAGTGATCATGGGATTAGGTAAAAATGGGCAAGGTCTACAAGCTCTAAGAATTTTCAGAGAAATGCAAAAGAGTGACATGGAGCCTGATAAAATAACTCTGGTTGGTATTCTATTAGCGTGTAGCTATACGGGCATGGTCGATGAAGGAAAGAGAGTATTTTCATCCATGGAGAAGAAATACGGTGTGACGAGGGATCTAGAGCATTATGCTTGTCTAGTGGAAATGATGGGGCACGCTGGAAGGCTGAAAGAAGCAATGGATATTATCGAGACTTCACCTCACAACCCTAACCTGTCATTGTGGAGTTTACTTCTCGAAGCTTGTTGGATTCATAACGACTTGGCATTCTCTGAGATAATTGCCGAGAAGCTGCTGCAATTGAGGGCTTGCTCCTCTCTCCCTTACTTGGTGCTGACTCAGATCTATACGATAAGTGGCAAATGGGAGAGCGTGGCTCGAGTGCAGAAGATGATGCGAGAGAGGGGTCTGAAGAAGGTTAAGGGGCATAGCTGGATTTGCATCAGAAATTATATCCATGTATTTGAGCCTAACCAAATATTCCACCGCAAAGGGGAAGCTATCTATTCAATATTAGGCCTTCTGGACTGGGTGATGGAGGTTGAAGAGCATGTTCATGAGAAATTTATATTAGTCGAGCATAACTGA
- the LOC121993019 gene encoding uncharacterized protein LOC121993019, whose protein sequence is MNGFGESSKPWGGDSSTPSEPAYSKDGSWKDLETSMSSISFGLAATAILIAMFLVMAIFEHVIKPRASFLRPRSIAQASREVGQPHGHTIAIEKLQNSHTALAVDFPVLMPGQAFPTFIAQPSPLPCQREGMQWPSHDAGLHRSTFL, encoded by the exons ATGAATGGTTTCGGAGAAAGTTCGAAGCCATGGGGCGGAGACTCCTCCACTCCATCAGAACCAGCTTACAGTAAAGATGGCTCCTGGAAAGATCTGGAAACATCGATGAGCTCGATATCGTTTGGTTTAGCCGCCACCGCGATCTTGATCGCCATGTTCCTCGTCATGGCGATATTTGAGCATGTGATCAAGCCGAGGGCCTCCTTCCTTCGTCCTCGGAGCATCGCACAGGCCTCCCGGGAGGTGGGACAGCCTCACGGCCACACCATCGCCATCGAGAAGCTTCAGAACTCCCACACA GCTTTGGCCGTCGACTTCCCTGTTTTGATGCCGGGGCAGGCGTTTCCTACCTTCATTGCTCAACCTTCGCCTCTTCCGTGCCAAAGGGAGGGCATGCAGTGGCCTTCCCACGATGCCGGTTTGCATCGCTCAACCTTCCTATAA